The DNA segment AGATCCAGTTTCATCAATGCATCCACTGTTTTATTCGTGGGTTCGTGAATATCTATCAATCTTTTGTGAGTTCTCATCTCAAACTGTTCGCGGGAATCCTTGTATTTATGCGGAGCTCTTAAAATAGTGATAAGGCTTCTCTCCGTGGGCAGTGGAATGGGGCCCGATACCTTGGCCCCCGTGCGTTTTGC comes from the Thermovenabulum gondwanense genome and includes:
- the rpsJ gene encoding 30S ribosomal protein S10 codes for the protein MARQKIRIRLKSYDSGILDQSAQKIVETAKRTGAKVSGPIPLPTERSLITILRAPHKYKDSREQFEMRTHKRLIDIHEPTNKTVDALMKLDLPAGVDIEIKL